In a single window of the Streptacidiphilus sp. P02-A3a genome:
- a CDS encoding chaplin family protein, with translation MGTETWGAGRAGVRAAVLGAVAGVALLPAGAAQANVVGIGNAVFGNACASQSGTQTTGSTATGTGAVGGNQVGLPLSLPRNHCGNSGIICTAVFASSV, from the coding sequence ATGGGCACGGAGACATGGGGCGCGGGACGGGCGGGGGTGCGGGCCGCGGTCCTGGGTGCGGTGGCCGGGGTGGCGCTGCTTCCGGCCGGTGCCGCCCAGGCGAACGTCGTCGGGATCGGGAACGCGGTCTTCGGCAACGCGTGCGCTTCCCAGAGTGGCACCCAGACCACGGGTTCCACGGCGACCGGGACCGGGGCGGTGGGCGGCAACCAGGTCGGCCTCCCGCTGAGCCTGCCGCGCAACCACTGCGGCAACAGCGGCATCATCTGCACCGCCGTGTTCGCGTCCTCCGTATGA
- a CDS encoding serine/threonine-protein kinase translates to MIAGRYELVSLIGQGGMGQVWLARDGHLDRKVAVKLLRPDRAARSGDDGDEVRRRFVRECRVTAQVDHPGLVTVHDAGGDGDDLYLVMQYLDGADLADHLAEHEPYPWPWAVAVAAQLCSVLAAVHAVPVVHRDLKPRNVLIHPDGTLTVLDLGVAAVLDADTTRLTRTGSPVGSPVYMAPEQAMGGPVGPAADLYALGVVLHELLSGHAPFTGSSALGVLHRHVYEQPVALRQVRPEVPEPLEELVLRLLAKDPRERPANAQEVYRVLAPLLPVPAPPRAAGPGVPAGPGGPMDPTRPFLRPYAPWPDRTPAPAGPPLPAVPPAPARPDAVAAAVDEARRLLDAGRITQAVDVLGGILPAATAEHGPRSPIVRMLRKQYAATLMEDGRFPAALPELRRLAEERAAEAGPADPQALRFRYEAAQCLEQLGEPAPALAEYQALLPYAERQAAADPAFPLELRRRAGRLLLTIGDRPAAREVLRRLLHDAERAHGPHAPLTTETRRTLEWLDQLPD, encoded by the coding sequence ATGATCGCCGGGCGCTACGAGCTGGTGTCGCTCATCGGCCAGGGCGGTATGGGCCAGGTCTGGCTGGCCCGGGACGGTCACCTCGACCGGAAGGTCGCGGTGAAGCTGCTCCGCCCCGACCGGGCGGCCCGCTCGGGCGACGACGGCGACGAGGTGCGCCGCCGCTTCGTCCGCGAGTGCCGGGTCACCGCCCAGGTCGACCATCCGGGGCTGGTCACCGTGCACGACGCGGGCGGTGACGGCGACGACCTGTACCTGGTGATGCAGTACCTGGACGGCGCCGACCTGGCCGACCACCTGGCGGAGCACGAGCCGTACCCATGGCCGTGGGCGGTCGCGGTCGCGGCGCAGCTGTGCTCGGTACTGGCCGCGGTGCACGCCGTCCCGGTGGTGCACCGGGACCTCAAGCCGCGCAACGTGCTGATCCACCCGGACGGCACGCTGACCGTGCTCGACCTCGGCGTCGCCGCGGTGCTGGACGCCGACACGACCCGGCTCACCCGCACCGGCTCGCCGGTCGGCAGCCCCGTCTACATGGCCCCGGAACAGGCCATGGGCGGACCGGTCGGCCCCGCCGCCGACCTCTACGCGCTCGGCGTGGTGCTGCACGAACTGCTCAGCGGGCACGCCCCGTTCACCGGATCCTCGGCCCTGGGGGTGCTGCACCGGCACGTCTACGAGCAGCCGGTGGCGTTGCGCCAGGTCCGACCGGAGGTACCGGAGCCGCTGGAGGAGCTGGTGCTCCGGCTGCTGGCCAAGGACCCGCGGGAGCGTCCGGCGAACGCGCAGGAGGTCTACCGGGTGCTCGCCCCGCTGCTGCCGGTGCCCGCCCCGCCCCGCGCGGCCGGACCGGGCGTACCGGCCGGACCGGGCGGACCGATGGATCCCACCCGCCCCTTCCTCCGCCCGTACGCCCCCTGGCCGGACCGCACCCCGGCCCCGGCCGGACCGCCGCTCCCGGCCGTGCCGCCCGCTCCCGCCCGCCCCGACGCCGTCGCCGCCGCCGTGGACGAGGCGCGACGGCTGCTCGACGCGGGCCGGATCACCCAGGCCGTGGACGTCCTCGGCGGCATCCTGCCCGCCGCGACCGCCGAGCACGGCCCCCGCTCGCCGATCGTCCGCATGCTGCGCAAGCAGTACGCGGCGACGCTGATGGAGGACGGCCGGTTCCCCGCCGCGCTCCCCGAGCTGCGTCGCCTGGCCGAGGAGCGCGCGGCCGAGGCCGGACCGGCCGACCCGCAGGCGCTGCGCTTCCGCTACGAGGCCGCGCAGTGCCTGGAGCAGCTCGGCGAACCGGCACCGGCGCTCGCCGAGTACCAGGCGCTGCTGCCGTACGCCGAGCGGCAGGCCGCCGCCGACCCGGCGTTCCCGCTGGAGCTCCGCCGCCGCGCCGGCCGCCTGCTGCTGACCATCGGCGACCGCCCGGCCGCCCGGGAGGTGCTGCGCCGCCTGCTGCACGACGCGGAGCGCGCCCACGGCCCGCACGCCCCGCTGACCACGGAGACCCGCCGGACCCTGGAGTGGCTGGACCAGCTCCCCGACTGA